In Zingiber officinale cultivar Zhangliang chromosome 3B, Zo_v1.1, whole genome shotgun sequence, a single window of DNA contains:
- the LOC121967149 gene encoding V-type proton ATPase subunit a3-like: protein MGDYQRLNVHRERGCCPPMDLMRSEEMQLARIIIPVESGHHTLSYLGDLGLVQFKDLNADKSPFQRTYANQIKRCGEMSRKLRFMKDQMAKAGIVYSEMPTQIHIDFDELEIKLGEIESELIEVNSNNEKLQRAYNELVEYMLVLKKAGEFFHSAQSSATAQQRENESHQSADGSLDSPLLLEQEMLTEPSKQLKLGFVSGLVPKEKAMSFERILFRATRGNMYLSQAAVDEPVIDPISGEKVAKNVFVVFYSGERAKAKMLKICEAFGANRYPFTEDIGKQMQTIAEVSGKISELKTTIDLGLLHRYTILKNISYHFEQWNNMVRREKSIYHTLNMLSLDVTKKCLVAEGWCPVFATNQIQDALEKATCDSNSQVGSIFQVLHTKESPPTYFQTNKFTSAFQEIVDAYGVAKYQEANPGVYTVVTFPFLFAVMFGDWGHGLCLLLATLLLILREKKLSSQKLGDIMEMMFGGRYVILMMALFSIYTGLIYNEFFSVPFEMFGRSAYECRDPTCSDATTVGLIKVREAYSFGVDPQWHGSRSELPFLNSLKMKMSILLGVAQMNLGIFLSYFNATFFNNSLNMWYQFIPQLIFLNSLFGYLSVLIIVKWCTGSQADLYHVMIYMFLSPTDDLGENQLFPGQKIVQLVLLLLALISVPWMLFPKPLLLKKQHDERHQGQSYSMIHTTEESLEIEQDHDSHGHEEFEFSEVFVHQLIHTIEFVLGAVSNTASYLRLWALSLAHSELSSVFYEKVLLLAWGFNNIIILIVGIIVFICATIGVLLVMETLSAFLHALRLHWVEFQNKFYEGDGYKFSPFSFALIPEED, encoded by the exons ATGGGAGACTACCAGCGGCTCAACGTGCACCGGGAGCGCGGCTGCTGTCCTCCCATGGATCTGATGCGGTCGGAGGAGATGCAGCTTGCGCGGATAATCATACCTGTGGAATCTGGCCACCATACTCTCTCCTATCTGGGCGACCTCGGTCTCGTTCAATTCAAAGAC CTTAATGCAGATAAAAGTCCTTTCCAGCGAACATATGCAAACCAG ATCAAAAGATGTGGTGAAATGTCACGCAAACTAAGATTCATGAAAGATCAAATGGCAAAGGCTGGAATTGTGTATTCAGAAATGCCAACACAAATCCATATCGATTTTGATGAATTGGAG ATAAAACTGGGAGAGATTGAATCTGAGCTAATTGAAGTTAATTCAAACAATGAAAAACTACAAAGAGCTTATAATGAGCTAGTTGAGTACATGTTAGTTCTCAAAAAG GCTGGAGAATTTTTTCACTCGGCGCAGAGTAGTGCTACTGCTCAGCAGAGAGAAAATGAGTCACACCAAAgcgctgatggttctcttgataGTCCTTTGTTATTGGAACAA GAAATGCTGACAGAGCCATCAAAGCAATTAAAACTTGGATTTGTTAGTGGACTTGTGCCCAAGGAGAAGGCAATgtcttttgaaagaattttgttTCGGGCTACTAGGGGCAACATGTATCTTAGTCAAGCTGCTGTTGATGAACCTGTGATTGACCCAATTTCAGGAGAAAAG GTTGCCAAAAATGTTTTCGTTGTCTTCTATTCCGGGGAAAGAGCAAAGGCCAAAATGCTAAAGATATGTGAGGCTTTTGGAGCAAATCGTTACCCATTTACAGAGGACATTGGAAAGCAAATGCAGACGATTGCTGAG GTTTCTGGAAAAATCTCCGAGCTGAAGACTACAATTGATCTTGGGTTGCTTCACCGTTATACCATACTTAAAAATATCAGCTATCATTTTGAGCAGTGGAACAACATG GTAAGGAGGGAAAAATCTATTTACCATACTTTAAACATGCTCAGTCTTGATGTGACAAAGAAGTGTTTAGTTGCTGAGGGTTGGTGCCCTGTTTTTGCAACTAATCAG ATCCAAGATGCATTGGAGAAGGCTACATGTGATAGCAACTCCCAAGTTGGTTCTATTTTCCAGGTGCTCCATACGAAAGAATCTCCACCTACATACTTCCAGACAAACAAATTTACTTCAGCTTTCCAGGAAATTGTTGATGCATATGG GGTTGCTAAGTACCAAGAGGCAAATCCGGGTGTCTACACTGTTGTCACATTTCCTTTCTTGTTTGCTGTCATGTTTGGTGACTGGGGTCATGGCCTATGCTTATTACTTGCAACACTATTGCTTATACTCCGGGAGAAGAAACTATCCTCTCAA AAACTTGGTGACATCATGGAGATGATGTTTGGAGGTCGTTACGTGATCTTGATGATGGCATTGTTTTCAATTTATACTGGATTGATTTATAATGAATTCTTCTCTGTCCCATTTGAGATGTTTGGTCGATCAGCCTATGAATGTCGGGATCCTACATGCAG TGACGCCACTACAGTAGGCTTGATCAAAGTGAGGGAAGCTTACTCTTTTGGAGTGGATCCCCAGTGGCATGGTAGCCGAAGCGAGTTGCCATTCCTTAACTCATTGAAGATGAAAATGTCTATCCTTCTTGGTGTTGCACAAATGAACCTTGGCATTTTCTTAAGTTACTTCAATGCAACATTCTTCAACAACAGTCTTAACATGTG GTACCAGTTTATTCCACAATTAATATTTCTGAACAGTTTGTTTGGATACCTTTCTGTCCTCATAATTGTAAAATGGTGCACTGGTTCACAAGCAGACCTATACCACGTTATGATATATATGTTTCTAAGCCCAACAGATGACTTAGGTGAAAACCAACTCTTTCCTGGCCAAAAGATTGTCCAG CTTGTGTTGCTTCTTTTGGCTCTTATTTCAGTTCCATGGATGTTGTTTCCAAAACCCCTACTCTTGAAAAAGCAACATGATGAG AGACACCAAGGTCAATCTTACAGCATGATCCACACTACTGAAGAATCACTTGAGATTGAGCAAGATCATGATTCACATGGACACGAGGAGTTTGAGTTCAGTGAAGTCTTTGTCCACCAACTAATCCACACAATAGAATTTGTCCTTGGAGCAGTCTCAAATACTGCCTCGTATCTCCGTTTATGGGCCCTCAG TCTTGCTCATTCTGAGCTGTCAAGTGTGTTCTATGAGAAGGTGCTTCTTCTTGCTTGGGG GTTTAACAACATCATCATTCTCATTGTTGGCATCATCGTCTTCATTTGTGCCACCATTGGCGTGTTGCTTGTCATGGAAACTTTGAGTGCATTCTTGCATGCACTCAGGCTTCACTGGGTCGAGTTCCAGAACAAGTTTTACGAGGGCGATGGATACAAATTCTCCCCTTTCTCATTTGCATTAATCCCCGAGGAAGATTAA